DNA sequence from the Bacillus pumilus genome:
TTTGGAAAAAGACACTGGCTGTGAACTTGTATGGTCTTTACTATTGCATCAAAGCGTCAGCACCTTATATATGTGAGCGGCAAGAAGGAAGCATTGTCGTGATTGGATCAGGATCTGCTATAACTGGCTCAGGCGGTGGAATTCAGTATTACGCCTCAAAAGCAGGTGCTTTTGGCCTGATGCGCTCGCTTGTAAAGGAATTAGGGGCACACCATGTGCGTATCAATGTGATTGCACCCCGCGTGATTGAATCTCAAATGCTTGATACGCTCTATCCTACTGAGGTGGAGAAAAGGCAGCTACAATCGCTCATTCCTGTCGGGAGATTAGGAAGACCAGACGATATCGCAGGACTCACTTTATTTCTTACAAGTGACGAGGGAAGCTATTTACACGGACAAATTATTCTGTTAGACGGCGGGAGAACGTATCAGCCAAAATATACGGAGGGAAAAAGAGCGGAGAGGTAATCGCTCTTTTTGTCATTTTCATAACAATTGTGCCAATTAGAAACGAATGTTTGGTATACTGGGAATCATAGTATATTAAAAGGATGATGTCACATGCTGAATTGGGAAGAAAGACGACAGCTCGTCAAAGTTGCTCATCTTTATTATACAGACGGGTGGACGCAGCAGGAAATCGCAAAAAAGCTCAATGTCTCAAGACCAGTCATTTCAAAGCTCTTACAAAAAGCAAAAGATGTGGGAATTGTTGAGGTGTACATTAAAGACGAAAGTATTCATACGGTGGAACTGGAAAAGCAGCTAGAAACAACTTTTCAATTAACAGATGCTGTCGTTGTCCCAAGCGTCGGGAC
Encoded proteins:
- a CDS encoding SDR family NAD(P)-dependent oxidoreductase, coding for MVQRLCLTGVRVLANDQKTVLIVGGAQGIGKEIAERFLKEGHRVAVSDIDEQGLSLLKKQHSELLTFQADVSSWESVQQMVSAAERELGGIAHLVYSAGMTKSLPFLEVDFSLWKKTLAVNLYGLYYCIKASAPYICERQEGSIVVIGSGSAITGSGGGIQYYASKAGAFGLMRSLVKELGAHHVRINVIAPRVIESQMLDTLYPTEVEKRQLQSLIPVGRLGRPDDIAGLTLFLTSDEGSYLHGQIILLDGGRTYQPKYTEGKRAER